The DNA region tcgaagtcttcaagatgacgagacacaacaaggacatcaagtatcgtgatcaactgtacctggttcatctcgggaaaggatcgacaacgccgtctgagctgaaggcagttcgggcaattttcaacatcatcgtgacttgggaacgttatcgtccagtgcaccgtgacgtgacacagtgttcgaactgtttgcagtttggacatggtggaaggaactgtttcatcaagagtcgttgtgcaacctgcggaggtgagcacaaaactcaagcttgcaacacaatcaacgagaacatcgaagcgaaatgcttcaattgcggcggcgatcattctaccaagaatagaagctgcccaaaacgagctgagtttgtaaaaattcggcagcaagcgacgacgaggcaccaaccaaatcgtcgcaaaacaccaccaactttcacggacgtggattttcctgctttggcgtcacctggggcgggatctgttcgagtggttccaaatctgcagccattgccgttgaatcagcggcaaaaagttgcagagaatacaatacctcctggcttcagtcagcaaccgagggaaaaccaaccagcatcaacggatgaaggcagcagtgacctgttttcaccacaagaacttctgaacattttcatcgagatgacaacaacgctgcgtgggtgcaaaactcgccaggaacaagtaagaaccctaggagcattcatcttaaaatacagttcgtagtttactcgttctaatgattttgaataattcaaagaatttttattttagttttaagttagaattagttgttaaagtgatttttttctttttttttacccaaatgtattcgattaaatgcaaaaatgtaaaacaatttgaaacaaatgaatgaatgtgaacagttaataataaaacgaaaaatacaacaaagatgaagagcatttagccataccacttagaatgtaaatgaaatgtaattattataaaagagttcaataaagacatatttaatttcaaaaaaaaaaaaactcgctggttctcgggcataactcaaccaatcaagatgattcttctttccagtgatttgttaggatgtctagatgattctagaattttgcagatcttaatttgatcaaatctgcattttttgcgatcaaaaacatcgttccaacttttgttttttcgcgtgtaaaaaaaatcgccgaaaattccgcggaggcaatcgttttgaaaaaggtggaacgatgtttttggtcgcagaaattacagatttgttcaaatcaagttctgcaaaattttaggattatCTAGACAttcaaatcactggaaacaagaatcgtcccgattggttgagtaatgcccgagcaccagcgagttgaagttaccgttccaccttttttgggaggcttgggcgtccgtgtaagttggacatgcgttgggcgttccagtgttaaataaTACATTTGAGCTAATACAAATATAAAAGTAGTCTCAAGAagtttgccatttttcgaaattttttattttatttttattgactcGGATGAAAATTCGTCCATGCATTCCATATCgttgccgtcgtgctaacttgtcgtacgtgcattttgggccaaattgagtttagaacgccattttgtgcagctcacaatgcctcacattttgaccttcacagatccccaaaattcgatttcagtcctgagatattcaataaataccAAAAGAGCTCCGcggatttttgtcacttttcatatgaaagaagatcttgtcgtgctatcttgtcactctctgaaaattgatgtaagtgcgacaactggccaaagggatttcaggtcagaacgcgtttgacgcatgtccaagttagactaccgtaaacgtcgaaatggcaggtgcactgcttgtatgtggggatttttcgaaaattaaaaaaaaaacaaaccggatACACTCTCTCAccacaaaaatttttttttttttttgggcaaaAAATTCTGATTCTCACAATgcacgagtcacaacaatcgtctaaggggtcattcttatacaaaattaggggaaatataccctttctaatccaACACCTATCATTcgtgctcgattaaagctccaaaaatactatttaggctataaacttaccagcaacagcaccgcctcaagtaagcacgcaaatttatgccatgtactggcaaaaaatatcaaatttaatgcacttttgagcataatttctattttacgagaccatttctcatcattttggtggcacacacatccacacgcaagatgagaggttaactgcttaacgaaagccgccatcaatatcttttcacttgcgctaacgatttcaaagcgcttaagatataaaattgcaaccaactaccggcaacatgttcttttgcccattagttagtcactcacttgaaaaataatcccgaaatatGTAAATAATTggcaagcaccatcaaaaaacaaacgcgccaagtcgtttgacgtttcaattttgaatacatattccaatcgaaggctgaagaaaaccgagcgaggagcgaaggcaaataaagaacaaagggtggctaccaacaccaccaacatgctggtgcagcgcctgttggagtgagcaagtgctgccaggaaactttcgctataaatgttacttttcgagagtgttcgcttaaaatttcatcaattttggcagcactaagcagacctaaaagagcgctggaagaaaaaaagaacaaagctgaaaatagaaaaattagcgggcccaatgcactcgactgattagaatgtatttttgaaatattttttttaaatgcttgtaaaaggaatagcataacttttaataaaagtgaaaataaacagaaatgttcacaaaaagttgctctactcgttggtgtacttggtttaagTGAATTtaaaggaacaatccagattaccCAGCaccattcaaacacgaccgcttattaggcttaaaatgggaaTATTTCCCCAAGCtgagctttccgaaaaaaatactttcaaaagcacacgattcaGTTCtaggggttaaaaattcgataaaatggtcaaaaatggtcaaaattataactttttcaaaaaacttttttgtaaaattctgataactcgtgaagaatacatacaaaccccttatgtctatatatcaaaatttctgtttttgtctgctctacaacattgtacaacattgttacactctaaaatgtaaccctgcaaagttagaaaaatacgtaatttaaaaatgacaaattttgttctacatgaaaacatgacccttttgggttatttcagattcgcaAAGTtcattgaatttcccataaaatgacatgtctcacgatttttgacagttgtgtAACGGGAAAtagcagcgattttaaaactattttataactttttttgatgaaaaatacgttttttcggaattttgagtacgccatcaaatcgggcgtcttattttacacaaaagtccctttgccaccaaatttctttctcttcacggttgcgagctacaaatcactgaaaaacgtgtcttagtaaaaaaccagaaaatgaaaggggtcgtaccgccccaccgtcacaaaatatcgaaaaatggacctcgaattcgtgatcaggaaccaaaataaccccttagaacaaagtttcaaaaatatatcatGTTATCCATAACCCTAAACATCGTTATGCGGAGACTGGCCTGGTTGGTTGGGCTTGAGCACAGAGTAATGCGTTGAGCCTCGAGGCTCGTATGACGTTCGCCATGGCTTACCCCAAAAAATCACCGCGTGTATGCCACCGCGTACTCTTTCTAAATTTACGACGAAATTAATGTGTCTTTTTCGCTGCATGTGACACCATCATTATATATGTTGCGTTCAAACGGAGATACCAAAAACGTATATATGCTCCAAAAAAGGATCGAAAATACTTCCGGGGATAAAGAGCAGGTTTGTGGATTACGAGCAAAGGTCGAGGATAAAGTTTCGAGTTAGTAAATCTATGTGTGTGAAGTGAGGAGAGGATTTTAAAGCTTCAATGTCATAGCTTTAAAGATAGTAACAGATTTAttacaaatcttcaaaaatgcaaaaacatatgaaaataaagataaataaagtagagcaattctctgagttttcggtcattcgattttttttgtattttttaatccggccgaaacttttttggtgccttcggtatgcccaaagaagccattttgcatcattagtttgtccatataattttccatacaaatttggcagctgttcatacaaaaatgatatgtgaaaattcaaaaatctgtatcttttgaaggaattttttgatcgagttggtgtcttggacaaagttgtaggtatggatatggactacagtgaaaaaaaatgctacacggtaaaaaaaaatttggtgattttttatttaactttttgtcactaaaacttgatttgcaaaaaaacactatttttatttttttttattttttgatatgttttagaggacataaaatgccaacttttcagaaatttccagaatgggcaaaaaatctttgaccgagttatggttttttgaatttttactgattttttcaaaaaatcgaaatatcggtcgcaaaaatttttcaacttcatttttcgatgtaaaatcgaatttgcaatcaaaaagtactttagtgaatttttgataaagtgtactgttttcaagttatagccatttttaggtaacttttttgaaaatagtcgcagtttttcatttttgcactttaacaaaaattcactaaagtactttttgattgcaaattcgattttacatcgaaaaatgaagttgacaattttttgcgaccgatatttcgatttttttgaaaaaatcagtattgattcaaaaaatcataactcggtcaaaaagattttttgcccattctggaaatttctgaaaagttggcattttatgtcctctaaaacatatcaaaaaaaaaaaataaaaatagtgtttttttgcaaatcaagttttagtgataaagagttaaataaaaaaacaccaaattttttttaccgtgtagcattttttttcagtgtagttcatatccatacctacaactttgttgaagacaccaactcgatcaaaaaattacttcaaaagatacagatttttgaattttcacatatcatttttgtatgaacagctgccaaatttgtatggaaaattatatggacaaactaatgatgcaaaatggcttctttgggcataccgaaggcaccaaaaaagtttcagccggattaaaaaatacaaaaattaaaattaaagaaaaaagaccgattccgtagagaactgctcagtaaggaaaaaatcctaacaaTCAATACATAgataatttcaatgaaactttatggCCAAGAAAATAAAAGACAGTCACATCAGATACAATCAGATGTATTCAAAAGAAAGCTCCAACCTCTAACCATCACAGCCaatgttacattttatttaCTCTCATTCAAAGAGTAACACGATATCCCGATGGAATCCGGATGTGGTGTGTCTGGAATAGATTTCTTTCTTGAGATGAACCCTCCCTTACAACGATGGGAAGGGCACGGGTGAAGGGAGGTTCATGTCGAGTGCTGTAACCCACTTTCTTACCAGACACGAGCTGAACTGGGCAATAATCGTAAAGTGATTAAATTGAAAAGCGAGGTGCGTGTGAGGCCATTGTTTTAGGGTGATTCAAATTAATCTATCTTTTGATCTTCACAGGatcaaaaaaatcgttttcaatCCAAAATCCAAATCCCTATTTTTCAGAAATCGTTGGATTTTCCATGCGCTTTAATTCCTCCAAATTCAAAATATGCGAGTTGTTCGTGGCTTTCTCAGTTAATAAAACAGATCAAGCCACAAACAACTCACAACAAGTGTACCAGTCGAAAACaacccaaaaattcaaaatattttttagagagCTGATTCGgtcaaaatcaaattcaatgGACTGTATTTTTACAAactaatttttattcaattcaaacgCGTCCGCGTTGCGCGAGTGTCAGTTCGTTCTTGTTCTTTTTCGCCTTCCCTTCGTCGATCTAGTTCCGCTGCGATGCGGCAAGAAAAATTCAAGCCAGTCCTGTCACTACTCGCGGGGTAGGACAGTTAGCTACACCGTAACAAATCTTAAATCTAGTTTTCACGCAACATTCTCCCCCCGTTGAGCTGGGCTCAATCCTTCTCCTCCTCGTTGTCCTGGATCGGCAGAATTGCGATCTGCGTAGTCGGCCGACTGAACGTGGCACCGTTGCTTGTACGGACCGTCACAACGCGGACCACGCCGTCGCCTCCCGGATGAGTATCGACGATTCTACCAAGCCGCCAGGTCTGTGGCGGCGTGTTGTCCTCCTTCAGCATAACTAGCATCCCGATCCTGATCATCGCCGGCGCCTTGTCCCACTTTCCTCGCTTCTGCAACTCCGTCACGTAGTCGCGGGACCAGCGACGCCAAAAATCTTGCTTCCTCTTCTGCACTATTTGGTACCTGGTCAGCGTGTTTTCTCGTACTCCTCCGTAGAGCGGCTCAGCCACCGCGGTGAGCTCTCGGCCAATGAGGAAATGTGCCGGGCTCAACGCTTGGTAGTCGCAGGGATCGTCGGATTGCTGGCACAAAGGGCGCGAGTTCAAAATCGCCTCAATTTGCACCAACAGTGTGTTCATCTCCTCGTACGTCAAGTAAGCCTCCTTCAACGTGCGGTTCAGATGGTGCTTCACACTTTTCACTCCTGCTTCCCAGAGGCCACCCTGGTGCGGGGCCTTGGCGGGGTTGAACTTCCAGTCTATTCCGCGGACCTGGCAGAAGTCCGCGATCTTGCGCTCCAACAGCTGCGTCTTCAGCAGCTCGTGCAGCTCCTTCAGTTGGCGATCTCCTCCGACGAAGTTTGTGCCTCGGTCCGACCTCATCACGGACACGTTTCCTCGTCGTCCAACAAAACGATGCAGTGCGCCCAAAAAGGCCTCAGCCGAGAGCGACGTCACCAGTTCGAGGTGCAGAGCCTTCGTCGTCATGCATACAAACAGAGCGATGTATGCCTTCACAGGAGATCTCATTCTCCCCTGTTTCAGTAGAAGCGGTCCGGCGTAGTCCACGCCGGTTCTGGAGAAAGGTAGGGCTTCGGTCACTCGGCTGCTCGGCAGATCTCCCATGAACTGCGGCACATCACTGGGCTTCACCCTGAAGCACTGCACACACCTTTTCAGCACCCGATAGATGGTTCGCTTCGCGTTGACTGGCCAGAAGGCACGTCTAATCACAGCCAGCAACCCGTTGCGACCAACGTGTAAGTTCTCCCGGTGCAGTGTGTTTATCAGGAGTTCGGTGAGGTGTTGCCTTTCCGGAAGAATCATGGGGTGCTTCTGGTCGCGAGGCAGATCGGAATGACGGATGCGTCCACCGACCCGCAGCACACGTTCTGTTTCGTCGTACATCGGGTTCAGGTTCCGGAGCTTGCCCTTCACCGGCTGGTTCTTGCGGATACAGCTTATTTCCTCTCCATACACTGCGTGCTGTACCACCATCACCATCAGCAACTGCGCGTTCCGCAGCTCGCCAATCTTCAAGTAGGATCCGCGTCGCTCCGCCGGCTTGTGCCGGCAGTTGTACAGGAACCTCGTCACGTACCCAAAGATCCGTTGCAGCTTCCTGTAGTCACTGCAATCGTTGATAACGGCCAAGGGTGGATTCTCGTTCGTGTCGGTAGAGGCCGCTAATACATGGATTTCTGGGTCGGGATCTCCAGGTTGATCGCCGTCAGGGTTTGCTTCGTCGGCAACCAGGTTCGGCGGCTGGACAGTGGCAACAGTTGTCCGCAGGAATTCTGGGCCATGCCACCACAGGTCGCACACGATGAGCTTCAGTGGGTACACACCGCGTGAGATCAAGTCAGCTGGGTTCAGTGCGGTTGGTATGTGCCTCCATTCAAACTTTTGCTCAGTTTCAGAATCGCAGCAACCCGGTTGCGCACGAACACCGAAGTGTCAGGTTTCAAGCGCTTCAACCAGTCCAGAACAATCTGCGAGTCCGTCCAGAGCACAACGCGGCTGATGTCCAGTTCAACGGCGTCGAGAACCTTGACCACTTGCTCGACCATCAGCTTCGACGCGCAGAGCTCCAGTCGGGGAATGGTCAAATCTTCCAGCTCAGCGTCGTCCTTCGGTTGGCGGTTCAGTTCCTTCAACGGTGCGACCCTCGACTTCGCACACAACAGCATCATCTCCGCAGTACCGTCTCGTTTCAGACTCCGCAAGTACACAGAGCAGCCGTACCCCTTCATCGACGCGTCTGCGAAGCCGTGGAGTTCATAGCTCGTCACGTCTACTGCTGCAGCTACGGCGCGTGGAATCTTCAACTCGCTTATCTCGCACAGCTCAGACCGGAATCTCTCCCACATCTTTGCCACATCCTCCGGTACTGGGTCGTCCCAGTGGAACTTCTCCTTCCAGAGCTGCTGCATCACAAGTTTGGCGATCATCACAGCTGGTCCGAGGTACCCGAGCGGATCGAACAAACGGGCAATGTCGGACATGATCTGCCGCTTCGTCGGACGTTCCGTCGATTTCTTGAACGGCTTCACGCTGAACTTAAACACGTCACTCACCGGGTCCCAAAGTAGGCCGAGCGTTTTGACAACCTCGCCCTCGTCGTTCTTCTCGAAGTTCAGCGTCTTGGCCCGGTTTTCAACCGGAATCTCCTCCAGCAGCGCTGCATGGTTGGCGCACCACTTGTGCAGCTGGAACCCGCCTCTTGCCAGCATCTCGATCATGTCCTGCTGGAGCTGCTTTGCTTGGCATAGGTCATCTGCTCCGGCAAGCACGTCATCCACGTAGAAGTTGTTCAGTACGGATGTGCTTGCTTCGGGAAAGTCATGCCGTTCGTCCAGCGCCAACTGATTCAACGCTCGTGTCGCCAAAAAGGGGGCCGCAGCCGTGCCGTAGGTGACCGTTGAAAGCTCTATCGTCCTTAATGGCTGCTGGTGATCATCTCTCCAGAGAATCTGCTGGTACTTCCGATCTTTTTCGTGCACCTCCACCTGCCGATACATTTTTGGCACATCGGCGGTGAAGACATATTTGTGGCACCGGAATCGCAGCACAATATCGAAGAGGGTGCGCTGCACTGTTGGGCCAGTCATCATCACGTCGTTCAGCGACAAACCGGTGGAGCTCTTGGCCGACGCATCGGACACTACCCTGAGCTTCGTGGTAGCACTGTCGGGCTTCAGTACGCAGTGGTGGGGTAGATAGTTTGCGTCCGCCTTGGCGTCGTCGATCACTCGGGCGTGGCCGAGCGAGATGTACTCGTCGATGAACATCTTGTACTGCTGCTTCAGGTTTGCGTTCTTGTCCAATCGACGTTCCAGTGCGTAGAATCGTTTCTCGGCTTGTTCTCTCGACAGTCCCAGCTCGCCCACGTTGCTACGGAATGGCAACCGCACAACGTAGCGTCCGGACTCGTTCCGGCTGTGAGTCTCCAGGAAATGCTTCTCACAGTCACTGCTCGTCTCCGAGGTCGTTGCAGGAAATTCTTGCTCGTCGACCGACCAGAATTGCCGCAGCAAACCAGCCAGTTGTGCTTCGGGTGTCTGCTTGGCCAGCGCGTGGCAGACTCGCACCGTGCCCGTCGTTCCTGTTTCAGCTACACGTCCCGATACCAGCCATCCTAGGACGCTCTCCTGCAGAATGGGTAGTTCCGCAGACATCATCATTTTGCCGCTCTGCAGCAACTCGAAGAACACTTCTGCTCCGATGAGCAAATCAATTCGGCCGGGTTCATAGAATCTTTCGTCTGCCAGCGCCAAATCCTTCGGAATCGGCCACCGCTCCACTTCGACCTTGTCCACGGGCAGCGGTCCAGTCACCTTCGGCATCACCAGATAGTTGAGGCAGAAGTTGTACGCCGTGGTGCGGGACTCGACCTTGGCCTCAACCTTGAACTTCACTACTGTCTCCATTCCGTTCACGCCAACGACCGGGACATTGGCCGGCATCTTCTTCAGGTTCAGCAGGTCCGCGAAGCTCTGCGACATGAAGTTGGCCATCGCGCCCGAGTCCAGTAGGGCTCGGCACTTATGCTGTACTCCACATGCATCGACGACGTTGACAACCGCGGTTGCCAACAGAACTTGCTTTGGTGTTTCGTTGGTGTTGCAGTAGAGGGGGCAGTTCGTCGAGGTCGATCCATCCTTGCTAACAGTGGCGCTGCTAGCGTTCGTTCCGGCAGCCGAAGTTTCCGGTGGTTGCTTCTCGGGTTCTTTCTTGCTGTCGGGGTGCATCAGCGTGTGGTGTGCTCGCGAGCACTCCGAGCACTTGTCCTTCTGCTTGCAGTCTGCCGTGCGGTGGCCCCGTTTCAAACAACGGAAGCAGAGTCCAAATTGCTTCGCCTTGCCGTACCGCGCGTTCACGTTCAGCTTCAGAAATGCTTCGCACTTCTCCAGCAGGTGTTCAGCGTTGCACATCGCACAGCTTTCGTGCTTTCCAACAGTCGCCGTGTGGGCCTTCGTAGGTGGCGTCGATGTGCGGGGGTTCGAGTTCGTCACTTTGGTCTTCTGGGTAGGCTTCGCCCTTTCGCAGCGCTCCAGCACTGCCTGCTGGTTCCGCAATACCTTCATCATCTTTTTGTACTCGGGGAGAGCACCACGCGCAACACTGGATTCCCAGATCTTCCGTGTCGCCATGTCAAGCTTCGAAGCGGTCAAGTTGGTGATGATGGCCTCCGAAAGTCTGTCCATCTTTAGGTTGTGGTACTCCAAGGAGTTCACACTCTTCTCGACGTCATCCAGCAGGTTTTTCAGCTGGACATACGAATCACTCATCATCGCCTTGACGCCCAGCAGCCTCGAGACGGTGTCGTTGACCAACGCAGGCAGGTTCTCAAATTGTTCCTGGAGGGAGACCCAGGCTTGAGCGTAGTCATTGTCCCGGATTATCTGTTGATCAATAGCTCCTGAGCCTTTCCGATCAGCGCCTTGTCGAGGTAGTGAAGCTTCGTAGCCGCCGAATCCGCCGTGCACTTCTCGGCGATATCGCAAAACATCTGCTTGAACCGGAACCAGTTTTCATAGCGCCCGTCGAAGGTTGGGAGCGCTGACTGCTGCAACACGAGGGTTGGAGGGAACGACACGGGGACACTAGAGGAACTGTCGCCGTGTTGACATTTCACGACCGGTTTGATAGCTCTCTCTGCAGCGACCTGCGCCGCCGCGGCAAGGGATGCCTTTTCGTCGTCCTCGTAAGCTTGCAGCATCTCGCAGAGAGCAATACGAGTGAACTCGTACAGCTCTTCAAAATCGATGAACTTCGGTTCAAACTCGTCCTTCTTCGTGGGGTCGGCCAGGTAAATCTTGTTCTGGAACGAGTTGAATTCTTCGTAGGCAGCATCCGTCGTTTTCAGGTACAGCTTTAACGCGTGTACGCTGAACTTCTTGTGGTCCTGCTCAGCGGTCAAGACCGCCCGCTTAATCCGCGTCACCTTCGCCTTGGTTTTCTCGCAGCAGCTAGCGAGCGCCGCGACGGTCTCCGCCATCGCGATACGCGTCTTCTCTGCTCTTCGCGCTTCAAGCTGTTCACGCACCGACAGAACCGGCGTAGTCACTCGGAGCACTGGTGATCCTGGGCTTTTTCCACAGGGCGTAAAAAACAAGCACTTTTTTGCCCCAGACCTCAGTTGCATACCCTTTTTCACTTTTCTTTCTCTTTCAGTTTAGTTTTTCAGAAgcactttttcttcttctttcgaCTTTTCGCCGAATCACACTTCTCGCTCAGTTTGTGGACTCTCACGTCTTCTTCTTTCACTCACTTCTTCGGCCGATCAAATCCTTGCCGCAGAACCGCTCTTCAGCGCAGGTTCAGCGGGCATCAATCACCTTGAAACGGCCGTCACTTCCCGTTGCGTCCACAATCAACGTGTCAACAACCCTCCCAACAATCAAATTGGCCACAGGCCTCGCGGGAGTCCACAATCTGAGCTACGCGCGGAATTCCAAGCGGCACCGG from Culex quinquefasciatus strain JHB chromosome 3, VPISU_Cqui_1.0_pri_paternal, whole genome shotgun sequence includes:
- the LOC119769226 gene encoding uncharacterized protein LOC119769226, which produces MAQNSCGQLLPLSSRRTWLPTKQTLTAINLEIPTQKSIDYRKLQRIFGYVTRFLYNCRHKPAERRGSYLKIGELRNAQLLMVMVVQHAVYGEEISCIRKNQPVKGKLRNLNPMYDETERVLRVGGRIRHSDLPRDQKHPMILPERQHLTELLINTLHRENLHVGRNGLLAVIRRAFWPVNAKRTIYRVLKRCVQCFRVKPSDVPQFMGDLPSSRVTEALPFSRTGVDYAGPLLLKQGRMRSPVKAYIALFVCMTTKALHLELVTSLSAEAFLGALHRFVGRRGNVSVMRSDRGTNFVGGDRQLKELHELLKTQLLERKIADFCQVRGIDWKFNPAKAPHQGGLWEAGVKSVKHHLNRTLKEAYLTYEEMNTLLVQIEAILNSRPLCQQSDDPCDYQALSPAHFLIGRELTAVAEPLYGGVRENTLTRYQIVQKRKQDFWRRWSRDYVTELQKRGKWDKAPAMIRIGMLVMLKEDNTPPQTWRLGRIVDTHPGGDGVVRVVTVRTSNGATFSRPTTQIAILPIQDNEEEKD
- the LOC119769227 gene encoding uncharacterized protein LOC119769227, with the translated sequence MSDSYVQLKNLLDDVEKSVNSLEYHNLKMDRLSEAIITNLTASKLDMATRKIWESSVARGALPEYKKMMKVLRNQQAVLERCERAKPTQKTKVTNSNPRTSTPPTKAHTATVGKHESCAMCNAEHLLEKCEAFLKLNVNARYGKAKQFGLCFRCLKRGHRTADCKQKDKCSECSRAHHTLMHPDSKKEPEKQPPETSAAGTNASSATVSKDGSTSTNCPLYCNTNETPKQVLLATAVVNVVDACGVQHKCRALLDSGAMANFMSQSFADLLNLKKMPANVPVVGVNGMETVVKFKVEAKVESRTTAYNFCLNYLVMPKVTGPLPVDKVEVERWPIPKDLALADERFYEPGRIDLLIGAEVFFELLQSGKMMMSAELPILQESVLGWLVSGRVAETGTTGTVRVCHALAKQTPEAQLAGLLRQFWSVDEQEFPATTSETSSDCEKHFLETHSRNESGRYVVRLPFRSNVGELGLSREQAEKRFYALERRLDKNANLKQQYKMFIDEYISLGHARVIDDAKADANYLPHHCVLKPDSATTKLRVVSDASAKSSTGLSLNDVMMTGPTVQRTLFDIVLRFRCHKYVFTADVPKMYRQVEVHEKDRKYQQILWRDDHQQPLRTIELSTVTYGTAAAPFLATRALNQLALDERHDFPEASTSVLNNFYVDDVLAGADDLCQAKQLQQDMIEMLARGGFQLHKWCANHAALLEEIPVENRAKTLNFEKNDEGEVVKTLGLLWDPVSDVFKFSVKPFKKSTERPTKRQIMSDIARLFDPLGYLGPAVMIAKLVMQQLWKEKFHWDDPVPEDVAKMWERFRSELCEISELKIPRAVAAAVDVTSYELHGFADASMKGYGCSVYLRSLKRDGTAEMMLLCAKSRVAPLKELNRQPKDDAELEDLTIPRLELCASKLMVEQVVKVLDAVELDISRVVLWTDSQIVLDWLKRLKPDTSVFVRNRVAAILKLSKSLNGGTYQPH